From Hydractinia symbiolongicarpus strain clone_291-10 chromosome 11, HSymV2.1, whole genome shotgun sequence, the proteins below share one genomic window:
- the LOC130614341 gene encoding uncharacterized protein LOC130614341 — protein MFTINASPEDDEVPIVEQPGDVTAQRRLDHGRYLVIVNAVNTVLALLTLILMGYWSDSVYQLHTRDSKTRFFMYTTIHSFVVLVILVMLNLLGKKKFNPRIVDGVCAVNCLIIAFFLLIGGSLSATKLHNWIDVKVIEYKHYHLQVRNHTNICETQKSSIKCELLAAAVGLALILMIGCLIQTALHCIALYRNRTAK, from the exons ATGTTCACAATAAATGCGAG ccCTGAGGATGATGAAGTCCCCATTGTTGAGCAACCGGGTGATGTCACTGCTCAGAGAAGGTTGGACCACGGACGTTATCTTGTCATCGTGAATGCGGTCAATACC GTACTTGCTTTGCTCACGTTAATACTCATGGGCTATTGGAGTGACAGTGTTTATCAGCTTCACACAAGAGACAGCAAAACAAGATTCTTCATGTACACCACCATTCACAGCTTTGTCGTGTTAGTCATTCTTGTAATGCTGAATTTGCTTggaaagaagaaattcaatCCCAGGATAGTGGATGGCGTG TGTGCAGTCAACTGTTTAATTATTGCTTTCTTTCTTCTGATTGGTGGATCATTATCTGCTACCAAGCTACACAATTGGATAGATGTGAAAGTTATAGAATACAAACACTATCATCTCCAAGTTAGAAATCATACTAATATTTGTGAAACCCAAAAATCCTCTATAAAGTGTGAACTACTAGCTGCTGCAGTG GGACTAGCACTCATTCTGATGATTGGATGTCTCATTCAAACTGCTctccattgcattgcactttatcGAAATCGTACCGCAAAATAA
- the LOC130614587 gene encoding uncharacterized protein LOC130614587, which produces MDNTSCELLTINSGTEQSASGWKFYSTSYGTPNRGPVCRSLAPCPYTSACEDICESPGYQCIANQFQELSGAVVIAPNALDPAYAAQYLNDGNSGTYACTVSRVDAFILIDLGMEKLVRFVMVKIYSSGASQEIRVGNTNANRGNRFCSSLPPYGEVEILVECTNPLSGRYVVLHNTAGYGAQYVRAYNMKPYGDV; this is translated from the exons ATGGATAACACATCGTGTGAGCTGTTAACAATCAATTCTGGCACAGAACAAAGTGCATCTGGTTGGAAATTCTACTCAACAAGCTATGGCACACCAAAC AGAGGTCCAGTGTGTAGATCTTTAGCACCTTGTCCATACACATCAGCTTGTGAGGATATATGCGAAAGTCCTGGATACCAGTGCATCG CCAATCAATTTCAAGAACTGTCTGGAGCGGTTGTTATAGCTCCAAATGCTCTTGATCCCGCTTATGCAGCTCAATACCTAAATGATGGCAATTCAGGAACCTACGCTTGCACGGTCAGCCGGGTGGACGCCTTTATCTTGATAGATCTCGGAATGGAAAAGTTAGTGAGGTTCGTCATGGTAAAGATATACTCGTCTGGCGCCTCCCAAGAAATACGTGTTGGTAACACAAATGCAAATAGAGGTAACAGGTTTTGCTCATCGCTCCCTCCATACGGGGAAGTTGAAATTTTGGTGGAATGCACTAATCCCTTGTCTGGACGATATGTGGTTTTGCACAATACAGCTGGGTATGGTGCTCAATACGTGCGTGCGTATAATATGAAACCTTACGGAGatgtgtaa
- the LOC130614254 gene encoding uncharacterized protein LOC130614254, with amino-acid sequence MSLSHNDIGYELKIKCSPSNVCKYFKWPVGVMNIINTVTGFMTLVLASHWGNLQLGPTGFGNLGIYFFVYSTWHAFLALLVCLAVNMVRPNCDAKAWDFVLLINMMFAILFLLIGASSCVDTLREWRHRPFGEFSSSCEMHKEDIKCDLLTSAAVMSFLLIIGCIIQAILHYCMIRITPTTSSTITIEATTFDNTAETYPETSQTNTQHQEPTTHENVEATKSLPETTSITTQQQEQTAIYENV; translated from the exons ATGTCTCTATCACACAATGATATTGGGTACGAGTTGAAAATTAAATGTTCACCCTCAAATGTTTGCAAGTATTTCAAATGGCCGGTTGGCGTCATGAACATAATTAATACT GTAACTGGATTCATGACTCTAGTCTTGGCAAGCCACTGGGGTAACTTACAGTTAGGTCCAACAGGATTTGGAAATCTAgggatatatttttttgtttattctacATGGCACGCATTTCTTGCACTTCTTGTTTGTTTGGCGGTTAATATGGTACGGCCGAACTGTGACGCAAAAGCTTGGGATTTTGTG CTCTTAATAAACATGATGTTTGCCATCCTATTTTTATTAATCGGCGCATCTTCGTGCGTTGATACCCTACGAGAATGGAGACACAGACCATTTGGCGAATTCTCAAGCTCTTGTGAAATGCACAAAGAGGACATAAAATGCGACCTGTTAACAAGTGCTGCG GTAATGAGTTTTCTTTTGATCATTGGGTGTATTATACAAGCCATTTTACATTACTGTATGATTCGAATCACACCAACAACAAGTTCAACAATCACAATAGAAGCAACAACATTTGATAACACGGCGGAAACCTATCCAGAGACATCACAAACAAATACACAACACCAAGAACCAACAACGCATGAAAATGTAGAGGCAACTAAAAGCCTTCCAGAGACAACGTCAATAACCACACAACAACAAGAACAAACAGCAATATATGAAAATGTATAG
- the LOC130614415 gene encoding uncharacterized protein LOC130614415: MAAAKEDFLYGEDLNAILEAIDEDILLSNSDFDVELTTVVNDIPEEDTKVTFSCSLCPKVCVSKRGLTRHTNAKHSDHDKGDSAGSGERDFKEAEKMLHPLYFKKYMEEAVSKLAGDECYPSEITNEFKMFKVGGLDNVLPSYALVKDLI; the protein is encoded by the coding sequence ATGGCTGCGGCGAAGGAAGATTTCCTTTATGGTGAAGACCTTAATGCTATATTGGAGGCTATAGATGAAGACATTTTGCTAAGTAATTCAGATTTTGACGTGGAACTAACCACAGTTGTTAACGACATACCGGAGGAGGACACAAAAGTCACCTTTAGCTGTAGTTTGTGTCCTAAAGTTTGTGTTTCTAAAAGAGGATTAACACGCCACACCAACGCGAAACATAGTGACCACGACAAAGGTGACTCTGCAGGATCGGGTGAGAGAGATTTCAAGGAAGCTGAGAAGATGTTACATccattgtattttaaaaaatatatggaaGAAGCTGTTTCAAAATTGGCTGGTGATGAATGTTACCCATCAGAAATCACCAATGAATTTAAAATGTTCAAAGTTGGTGGCCTAGACAATGTTTTACCGTCTTATGCTCTTGTGAAAGACCTTATATAA